A part of Aegilops tauschii subsp. strangulata cultivar AL8/78 chromosome 2, Aet v6.0, whole genome shotgun sequence genomic DNA contains:
- the LOC141042102 gene encoding auxin-responsive protein SAUR23-like: protein MCKVINTVQSLAWLRRAVRRWRSRAAASVRPNKDVLVPAGHVAVCVRGRGDGESSSRRFVVPVAQLSHPAFWELLQQAEEEYGFPSAPGPLALPCDEDHLRDVLRRVSSSDSEERPSFRRRRGATAAPSDDSRPLLQGVAVKKLAS, encoded by the coding sequence ATGTGCAAGGTCATCAACACGGTCCAGTCGCTAGCCTGGCTGCGCCGCGCCGTGCGGCGGTGGCGCTCCCGAGCAGCGGCCTCGGTGCGGCCCAACAAGGATGTGTTGGTGCCGGCCGGGCACGTGGCGGTGTGCGTGAGGGGCCGCGGCGACGGGGAGTCGTCGTCGAGGCGGTTCGTTGTGCCGGTGGCGCAGCTGAGCCACCCGGCCTTCTGGGAGCTGCTCCAGCAGGCGGAGGAGGAGTACGGTTTCCCGTCGGCCCCCGGCCCCCTCGCGCTCCCCTGCGACGAGGACCACCTCCGCGACGTCCTCCGCCGCGTCTCGTCCTCCGACTCTGAGGAGCGCCCCTCCTTTCGTCGCCGCCGCGGTGCCACGGCGGCGCCAAGCGATGACTCGCGGCCGCTGCTGCAGGGGGTGGCCGTGAAGAAGCTTGCCTCGTGA